A region of Zeugodacus cucurbitae isolate PBARC_wt_2022May chromosome 5, idZeuCucr1.2, whole genome shotgun sequence DNA encodes the following proteins:
- the LOC105209956 gene encoding uncharacterized protein LOC105209956: MIEVAVLPWEKIDWSDERVQKIYLDWGVFNTHKQQLDIAANYYDKSLALKADDARALLYRSLCKRDIAQTEGALGDALAALEIEPQNAVINQEICEALHELNQFENCKLELHNNSRKYIGRKASRFINKLIVVDENFNDTVGDTLSPFILKNEKIFADVLAFLEREKFVDPRPLWKVLIEQEKCDVLSILEKAEVLLSPREVARRERAFRVFNQIYYNKSWIDVLFLKSLRENPNLLLPQNKVSTPFLRNLVNTKYEVVKKFLKMLQARSPVYTEQVRKCPNRKIWEAHRQKHLNHIQYQTRRNMLTILRTIRQLRAAGKIKQLSKYVEEVMGDYVVLKTHRVMPWKFEFINEVYNTLALAYADIYTAPPDMNIHYDAQNRLIRLLKIPIDKNRDRSMKFVFGDKSTYQEPDAIDYPLLAYKKYLTRLEKRMHFAKYSIEKCYLLYQIADSHLSQSRFEECCSVARKAIEETKNCNSYLWRFLSVLLICKSHAVLHKVERGRDALNEAYECATLLKSEELLHFIDVCSVSVETEISLKKRAQSVDSVRRRKSRSSVVSSHLSQMSSGSGNMILDDKKDADEDEDFEFEY; this comes from the exons ATGATAGAAGTAGCGGTACTGCCATGGGAGAAGATCGACTGGAGCGATGAACGCGTGCAGAAAATCTATCTCGATTGGGGTGTATTCAACACGCACAAGCAACAATTGGATATTGCGGCGAATTATTATGATAAATCATTGGCATTGAAGGCTGACGATGCTCGGGCACTGCTTTATCGCAGTCTTTGTAAGCGAGACATTGCACAAACAGAGGGCGCTTTGGGGGACGCTTTGGCGGCGTTGG AGATTGAACCTCAAAATGCCGTTATCAATCAAGAAATATGTGAAGCGCTGCACGAGTTGAATCAGtttgaaaattgcaaattagAACTTCATAATAATTCACGAAAATATATCGGCAGAAAGGCTTCGAGGTTTATAAATAAGCTCATTGTT GTCGACGAAAACTTCAACGATACAGTCGGCGATACCCTAAGCCCCTTCATACTAAAGAATGAAAAGATTTTCGCTGATGTTTTGGCATTTTTGGAGCGTGAGAAGTTCGTGGATCCACGTCCACTATGGAAAGTACTAATCGAGCAGGAAAAATGCGATGTGCTCAGCATACTCGAAAAAGCG GAAGTGCTGTTGTCGCCACGTGAGGTCGCCAGAAGGGAACGCGCTTTTAGGGTCTTCAATCaaatatattacaacaaaagttGGATTGATGTATTATTTTTGAAGAGTCTGCGTGAAAATCCCAATCTGCTATTGCCACAGAACAAAGTGTCGACGCCATTTTTGCGTAATCTCGTGAATACCAAATATGAAGTGGTTAAGAAGTTCTTG AAAATGTTACAAGCACGTAGTCCGGTCTATACTGAGCAGGTGCGTAAGTGCCCCAATAGAAAGATTTGGGAAGCTCATCGTCAGAAACATTTGAATCATATACAATACCAAACGCGTCGTAATATGCTAACGATCTTACGTACTATACGGCAATTACGCGCTGCGGGCAAAATTAAA CAACTCAGCAAATACGTCGAGGAAGTAATGGGCGATTACGTGGTCTTGAAGACGCACCGCGTAATGCCATGGAAGTTTGAATTCATCAACGAAGTATATAATACCTTGGCATTGGCATACGCCGATATTTACACCGCACCACCGGACATGAATATTCATTATGATGCACAGAATCGTCTCATACGACTCTTGAAAATACCGATCGATAAAAATAGGGATCGCAGTATGAAATTCGTGTTCGGCGACAAGTCCACATATCAGGAGCCGGACGCCATCGATTATCCACTGCTGGCCTACAA aaagTATTTGACACGTTTGGAGAAGCGCATGCATTTCGCCAAGTACTCGATTGAGAAGTGCTATTTGCTCTACCAAATCGCAGACAGCCATCTGTCGCAGAGTCGCTTTGAAGAGTGTTGCTCTGTGGCGCGGAAGGCCATTGAGG AAACGAAGAATTGCAACAGTTACTTGTGGCGCTTTTTGAGTGTGCTGCTCATTTGCAAATCTCATGCGGTCTTGCATAAAGTCGAACGTGGCAGAGATGCACTGAACGAGGCTTACGAATGCGCTACCTTGCTAAAGAGCGAAGAACTCTTACATTTCATAGATGTGTGTAGTGTATCAGTCGAAACGGAAATATCGCTGAAGAAGCGTGCGCAATCCGTCGACTCGGTGCGCAGACGTAAGAGTCGTTCATCGGTGGTCAGCAGTCATTTGTCGCAAATGTCCAGTGGTTCGGGAAACATGATTCTGGACGATAAGAAGGACGCAGATGAGGATGaagattttgaatttgaatattag